Proteins encoded by one window of Cyclobacteriaceae bacterium:
- a CDS encoding HEAT repeat domain-containing protein yields MANFLPANWGIKSLEQKQVAFMLATGFFMGVFIATYQVTADSLFLNRLGEHLDKAFLITGILGIVSTAIFSFLQSYIRFSLLTLLVIIGIFSFTVGVYVLIHFGEPQWQNPLIFAMFCFSGPVVALLFLSYWGTFGRLFNFRQSKRIIGWIDTGQLIAAIMASFLIPATARLLPDTTDYLMVCAGSIFMVGILLLLIAGNFSLSKNDPREIEYEVRKESSLRRMFSDKYILLMSLLLVVSMTAFVFNQFSFQEMVREQYPDQRDLTDFNAFFTGAVYALSLIMQTFVNHRIISNYGLRISLFILPIALGVLSLGSIVAGSIFGFEKVTSPAGFVYFFLFVAMSRLFNWTLRDSLENPVFKLFFIPLDSRIRFNIQARVEGLVNESARFVAGLLIFGLAFIPFFEVIHISVFLVLLAGLYFLVVNRLHAGYKEKIRMKLESSEFQQDKLEKGLSQVTQRLEGMMTLSDSRKAIFSFKLLEKINVGQTSQWVNSLIKNEDESVRHFAQTRLNEMKGLSVSDKYVIRVDRDKVKDEDKSMLTVSELQMIIENGGDITKNRIQRLSRSSNSSDRQYAAELLLHTSADECISFLIELLYDPEPKVRSTAIKSAVKKNTPEVVNALIENMANPIYSNQAMNSLVLIGQQTLPALDAAFFRSNQSTQLMQRIIQTVGRIGGPRAKDLLWNKIDYPNKVVVSQVLLALGECGFKAGISQVTRIKYAIESDIADIRWNLSAIQEIGTDGFNIHIANSLRWEIQNDIEHIYMLLAMLYDTRSIQLVKENIDSGTTEGITYAVELLDVFLSEQLKQRVIPVLDDLSDSERISKLDVFYPRTKLDGRLVLKFLINRDFTQSNRWTKACVLYQIGLEKIEDFKMDLIAQMFNQDLLIQEVAAWALAKINLQEYHKNVKRLPAATKKSLDDIVLTQKMSRFSKVMFFQNVPVFERVPGITLSQLADICSEIVLKEGQTLTLDERANNNFYVLAKGSVDFYQRGELASSFQEGQFIGELLALPNFVSTNLIKANGEVSLLTLDKDQFYELLSDNVRLADQVLEFV; encoded by the coding sequence ATGGCAAATTTTTTACCTGCTAACTGGGGGATTAAATCCCTGGAACAAAAGCAGGTTGCCTTTATGTTGGCAACCGGTTTTTTCATGGGGGTTTTTATCGCAACCTACCAGGTTACTGCTGACTCATTGTTTCTCAACAGGTTAGGTGAACACCTGGATAAAGCCTTTCTGATAACGGGTATACTGGGAATCGTTTCCACTGCCATTTTTTCATTCCTGCAGAGCTACATCAGATTCTCTTTGCTTACGCTGTTAGTGATTATTGGCATTTTCAGTTTCACCGTAGGCGTATACGTATTGATTCATTTTGGGGAACCGCAATGGCAAAATCCGTTAATCTTTGCCATGTTCTGCTTTTCCGGACCGGTTGTGGCGCTGCTTTTCTTAAGCTACTGGGGTACATTCGGGCGGCTGTTCAACTTCCGGCAATCGAAACGCATTATCGGATGGATTGATACCGGTCAGCTCATTGCGGCAATCATGGCCTCCTTTCTCATACCTGCTACGGCCCGTCTTTTACCCGATACCACCGACTACCTGATGGTATGTGCAGGAAGTATCTTCATGGTAGGAATTTTACTGTTGTTGATTGCCGGTAATTTTTCGCTTTCCAAGAACGACCCGCGCGAGATTGAATATGAGGTAAGAAAGGAATCCAGCCTGCGCAGAATGTTCTCTGATAAGTACATTCTGCTAATGTCATTGCTGTTGGTTGTGTCCATGACCGCTTTTGTGTTTAACCAGTTCTCTTTTCAGGAGATGGTTCGCGAACAGTACCCAGATCAACGAGACCTTACTGACTTTAATGCCTTTTTTACTGGTGCTGTATATGCCTTGAGTTTGATTATGCAAACCTTTGTAAACCACAGAATTATAAGTAATTACGGGCTTCGTATTTCATTGTTTATTTTACCCATAGCGCTTGGTGTACTCTCATTGGGTTCCATTGTTGCAGGCTCAATTTTTGGTTTTGAAAAGGTAACGTCACCGGCCGGGTTTGTTTACTTTTTCTTGTTTGTGGCCATGAGTCGTTTGTTCAATTGGACCTTGCGCGACTCGCTGGAAAACCCCGTATTCAAATTATTCTTTATTCCGCTTGATAGCCGGATCCGTTTTAATATTCAGGCTCGCGTAGAGGGATTGGTTAATGAGTCGGCCCGTTTTGTAGCAGGCTTGCTCATATTCGGTCTTGCTTTTATTCCATTTTTTGAGGTAATCCATATTTCCGTTTTCCTGGTGTTATTGGCGGGCCTTTACTTTTTGGTGGTAAACAGGCTTCACGCAGGGTATAAGGAAAAGATCCGTATGAAGCTTGAAAGTTCTGAATTTCAGCAAGATAAGCTTGAAAAGGGATTGAGTCAGGTAACGCAGCGCCTGGAGGGTATGATGACCTTATCGGATTCCCGAAAAGCAATTTTCTCTTTTAAGCTGCTTGAGAAGATTAACGTTGGTCAAACCTCGCAATGGGTCAACAGCCTGATTAAAAATGAAGATGAATCGGTACGTCACTTTGCGCAAACCAGACTGAATGAAATGAAAGGGCTTTCCGTTTCTGACAAGTACGTTATTCGGGTTGATAGAGATAAGGTAAAGGACGAAGACAAGAGCATGCTCACGGTTTCCGAACTCCAAATGATCATCGAAAATGGGGGAGATATCACAAAGAATCGTATTCAACGCCTGTCACGTTCAAGTAATTCAAGCGACCGCCAATATGCGGCAGAACTGTTGTTGCATACTTCCGCTGATGAGTGTATTTCATTTCTGATTGAATTGCTTTACGATCCCGAACCCAAAGTTCGAAGCACGGCCATCAAGTCGGCTGTTAAAAAGAACACCCCGGAAGTTGTAAACGCGTTAATTGAAAACATGGCCAACCCGATATACAGTAACCAAGCCATGAACTCATTGGTATTGATCGGTCAACAAACATTACCCGCGTTGGATGCAGCATTTTTCCGCAGCAACCAAAGTACTCAGTTGATGCAACGGATCATTCAAACGGTTGGAAGAATTGGTGGGCCACGGGCAAAAGATTTGCTTTGGAATAAAATTGATTATCCTAATAAGGTTGTGGTATCGCAGGTTTTATTGGCGCTTGGCGAGTGCGGATTTAAAGCGGGCATTTCACAAGTGACTCGAATCAAATATGCCATTGAATCGGATATTGCAGACATCCGTTGGAATTTAAGTGCTATACAAGAAATTGGGACTGATGGGTTTAACATTCACATAGCCAATTCGTTACGGTGGGAAATCCAAAATGACATTGAACACATATACATGCTGTTAGCGATGCTTTACGATACCCGATCAATTCAGCTTGTGAAGGAAAATATTGATAGCGGAACAACAGAGGGCATTACGTATGCGGTAGAATTGTTGGATGTGTTTTTATCGGAGCAACTCAAGCAGCGGGTAATTCCTGTACTTGACGACCTGAGTGATTCGGAACGTATAAGCAAGTTGGACGTATTCTATCCAAGAACGAAGTTGGATGGTCGTCTTGTTCTCAAGTTTCTTATCAATCGCGATTTCACGCAATCAAACCGTTGGACAAAAGCCTGTGTATTGTACCAGATTGGCCTTGAGAAAATCGAGGACTTCAAAATGGATTTGATTGCTCAAATGTTTAATCAGGATCTTCTCATTCAGGAAGTCGCGGCATGGGCACTGGCAAAAATCAACCTGCAGGAATATCATAAAAATGTGAAGCGATTGCCCGCTGCCACGAAGAAATCGCTCGATGATATTGTATTGACCCAAAAAATGAGCCGGTTCAGCAAAGTTATGTTTTTCCAAAACGTACCGGTATTTGAACGGGTTCCGGGTATCACGTTGAGTCAGCTTGCAGATATCTGCTCTGAAATTGTGCTGAAGGAAGGGCAAACCTTAACATTGGATGAGCGGGCAAACAATAACTTCTATGTGTTGGCTAAGGGATCGGTAGATTTTTACCAACGTGGGGAACTCGCTTCTTCATTCCAAGAAGGCCAGTTTATCGGAGAACTGTTGGCGTTACCCAATTTCGTAAGCACCAACCTGATTAAAGCGAATGGTGAAGTAAGTCTGCTGACCTTGGATAAGGACCAGTTCTATGAACTTCTATCCGATAATGTGCGGTTGGCCGATCAAGTATTGGAATTCGTTTAA
- a CDS encoding OmpH family outer membrane protein codes for MKNLLLVLNVVLLIAVGVLYYVHFAPKSSGDSTSTTSFDIGELKVAYINSDSVMEKYDYLKARVEVLEAKKNKVEQDYLNRAESLQKEFQAYQRNINNMTVGQVRAVEEDLGKKQQNLQLYEQSATQELMNDQAKLNKELYDRITAFLSKYGKEKGLHIVLKLDTSSDVLYGVEALDITADVVAGLNAEYAAEKAKAEPAK; via the coding sequence ATGAAGAATCTATTACTTGTTCTGAATGTCGTGTTGCTGATAGCCGTTGGCGTTCTGTATTATGTTCACTTTGCCCCTAAATCTTCAGGTGATTCTACCAGCACCACATCCTTTGATATCGGTGAGCTAAAGGTAGCTTACATTAATTCCGATTCAGTAATGGAAAAATACGATTACCTGAAAGCACGCGTTGAGGTTCTTGAGGCGAAAAAAAACAAAGTTGAGCAGGATTATCTCAATCGGGCTGAGAGCCTACAAAAGGAATTTCAGGCGTATCAGCGAAACATCAATAACATGACAGTAGGCCAGGTGCGCGCGGTAGAAGAAGACCTTGGTAAAAAGCAACAGAATCTTCAGTTGTATGAGCAAAGTGCCACACAAGAACTGATGAACGATCAGGCTAAGTTGAACAAAGAGTTGTACGATCGCATAACCGCGTTTTTAAGCAAATACGGAAAAGAAAAAGGATTGCATATTGTACTGAAGCTGGACACCTCAAGTGATGTTTTATATGGTGTTGAGGCACTTGATATCACTGCAGATGTAGTTGCTGGTCTCAATGCCGAGTACGCAGCAGAAAAAGCGAAGGCTGAACCAGCCAAGTAA
- a CDS encoding gamma carbonic anhydrase family protein — translation MGIIKSVRGFTPVFGKDCYVADGAVVVGEVTMGDNCTVWFNAVVRGDVHSITIGNNTNIQDGAVLHCTYQRAKLVIGNNVSIAHNAVVHGCTVENNVLIGIGAVILDDAVIGENSVIAAGAVVLPGTIVEPGSIYAGIPAKRVKDIGAEMREVIQRTARNYPMYAGWFKEEKSE, via the coding sequence ATGGGAATCATCAAATCAGTTAGGGGTTTTACCCCGGTATTCGGAAAGGACTGTTACGTGGCTGATGGAGCTGTCGTGGTTGGCGAGGTAACGATGGGGGATAATTGTACCGTGTGGTTCAATGCCGTTGTTCGGGGTGATGTGCACTCCATTACAATTGGCAACAACACCAATATTCAGGATGGAGCGGTTTTGCATTGTACGTATCAGCGGGCAAAGCTGGTGATCGGCAACAACGTATCCATTGCCCATAATGCCGTGGTGCATGGCTGTACCGTTGAGAACAATGTGTTGATTGGCATTGGAGCCGTGATTCTTGATGATGCTGTGATAGGAGAGAATTCTGTAATTGCTGCTGGGGCAGTGGTGTTACCCGGAACTATTGTTGAGCCAGGAAGCATTTATGCTGGTATCCCTGCTAAACGAGTAAAAGATATTGGGGCCGAAATGAGGGAAGTAATCCAGCGAACTGCCCGAAATTACCCGATGTACGCGGGGTGGTTTAAGGAGGAGAAATCGGAATAA
- the miaB gene encoding tRNA (N6-isopentenyl adenosine(37)-C2)-methylthiotransferase MiaB, whose amino-acid sequence MKELIEDLGVLEGTESCETVAISKEQNTGKKRKLYIESYGCQMNFSDSEIVASILAKEGFDTTSDIQHADVVFLNTCSIREKAEQTVRNRLTQINAVKKQRPEMLIGVLGCMAERLKSKLLEEEKIVDLVAGPDAYRDLPQLISQVDEGEKAVNTFLSREETYADIAPVRLNSNGVTAFISIMRGCDNMCSFCVVPFTRGRERSRDPQSIVAEAQDLFNRGYREVTLLGQNVDSYKWSEEENNKAFIAKKGIDSVVNFANLLELVAKVSPDLRVRFSTSHPKDITDDVLHTMAKYENICKYIHLPVQSGNSRILEMMNRGYTREWYLEKINRIREILGPDCGISSDMITGFCSETEEEHQETLSLMDLVQYDFAYMFFYSERPGTLAAKKYPDDIPEEIKKRRLQEIIQKQTEHSAVRNRNDVGKVHKVLIEGFSKKSTDHLQGRNTANKVVVFPKENFQKGQYVNVLVEDCTAATLIGKAVN is encoded by the coding sequence ATGAAGGAATTGATTGAGGATTTGGGTGTTCTGGAAGGAACGGAATCGTGCGAAACGGTTGCCATTTCGAAAGAGCAAAATACCGGTAAAAAACGTAAGCTTTACATCGAAAGCTATGGCTGCCAAATGAACTTCTCTGACAGCGAGATTGTGGCTTCTATTTTAGCCAAGGAAGGTTTTGATACCACCTCCGATATCCAACACGCTGATGTGGTCTTTTTAAATACATGTTCGATTCGTGAGAAGGCGGAGCAAACTGTACGCAACCGATTAACGCAAATCAATGCTGTTAAAAAGCAACGCCCCGAAATGCTGATAGGTGTGTTGGGCTGCATGGCCGAACGACTGAAATCAAAACTACTGGAAGAAGAAAAAATTGTTGACTTGGTGGCTGGCCCCGATGCCTATCGCGATTTACCGCAGTTGATCAGCCAGGTGGACGAGGGTGAAAAGGCGGTAAACACCTTTTTATCGCGTGAAGAAACGTATGCCGACATTGCCCCTGTTCGGTTAAACTCCAATGGGGTAACGGCATTCATTTCCATCATGCGCGGGTGCGATAACATGTGCTCCTTCTGTGTTGTGCCTTTTACACGTGGTCGTGAGCGAAGTCGTGATCCGCAATCCATTGTAGCCGAAGCACAGGATTTATTTAATCGCGGCTATCGCGAAGTTACCTTGCTCGGACAGAATGTGGACTCCTACAAATGGAGCGAAGAAGAAAACAACAAAGCTTTCATCGCGAAAAAGGGAATTGACTCGGTTGTGAATTTTGCCAACCTGTTGGAACTTGTAGCCAAGGTTAGTCCGGATTTAAGGGTTCGTTTTTCAACCAGCCACCCGAAAGATATAACCGATGATGTACTGCATACCATGGCCAAGTATGAAAACATTTGCAAGTACATTCACCTTCCGGTTCAATCGGGCAACTCGCGCATTCTGGAGATGATGAATCGCGGATATACCCGCGAATGGTACCTGGAAAAAATAAATCGCATCCGGGAAATTCTCGGACCGGATTGCGGTATTTCTTCCGATATGATAACCGGTTTCTGTTCCGAAACAGAAGAAGAACATCAGGAAACCCTAAGCCTGATGGATTTGGTACAGTATGATTTTGCCTACATGTTTTTTTATTCGGAAAGGCCCGGAACTTTAGCGGCCAAAAAATACCCGGATGATATACCAGAAGAAATAAAAAAGCGCAGGCTCCAGGAAATCATCCAAAAGCAGACGGAGCACTCCGCTGTCCGTAACCGCAATGATGTGGGTAAAGTACACAAGGTTCTGATTGAAGGATTTTCAAAAAAATCGACCGATCATTTACAAGGGCGAAACACAGCGAATAAAGTTGTTGTTTTCCCGAAGGAGAATTTTCAAAAAGGACAATACGTTAACGTGTTGGTGGAGGATTGCACAGCAGCCACACTGATCGGAAAGGCAGTTAATTAA
- a CDS encoding sigma-54 dependent transcriptional regulator yields MSFSEADIQSVKQRFGIIGTSPLLNNAVRVAMQVAPTDMSVLITGESGSGKESFSKIIHHLSARKHGQFIAINCGSIPEGTIDSELFGHEKGSFTGAHEARKGYFEVTNGGTIFLDEIGEMPLGTQARLLRVLENGEFIKVGSSKVQKTDVRVVAATNINLMQKVEEGKFREDLYYRLSTVPIYVPPLRERGKDIDLLFRKFATDFAEKYKVKPISLTDDAREALLKYRFPGNIRQLKNLVEQISVLSTDDKEITSEKLMHYIPQESSLPALYRTSTSSADSFTERDILYKVLFDMKKDVLDLKKIVLELYNRQGTASQLIKDHPSLFEGVETDNSEPVVLNIPSANSGLHAVETDEEVQDIAHETEEDSLSIEKKEKELIVRALQKNNNRRKYAARDLGISERTLYRKIKQYDLEE; encoded by the coding sequence ATGAGTTTTTCAGAAGCAGATATACAAAGTGTTAAACAACGATTTGGCATTATTGGCACTTCGCCCCTGCTAAACAATGCGGTTCGTGTAGCCATGCAGGTTGCCCCTACCGACATGTCGGTATTGATTACCGGTGAAAGCGGCAGTGGTAAAGAATCGTTTTCAAAAATCATTCACCACCTGAGTGCGCGTAAGCACGGTCAGTTTATTGCCATCAACTGCGGATCAATCCCCGAAGGAACGATTGATTCAGAATTATTTGGACACGAAAAGGGATCATTTACCGGTGCGCACGAAGCACGCAAAGGATACTTTGAAGTGACCAATGGCGGCACCATATTTTTAGATGAGATTGGTGAGATGCCTCTGGGCACACAGGCTCGTTTACTGCGGGTTTTGGAGAATGGAGAATTTATAAAAGTTGGTTCTTCAAAAGTTCAGAAAACCGATGTGCGCGTAGTAGCCGCTACCAACATCAACCTGATGCAAAAGGTCGAAGAAGGAAAGTTTCGTGAGGATTTATATTATCGCTTAAGCACGGTTCCGATTTATGTTCCACCCTTGCGCGAACGCGGAAAAGACATTGATCTGTTATTCAGAAAATTTGCAACCGATTTTGCGGAGAAATACAAAGTAAAACCGATATCGCTTACCGATGATGCGCGCGAAGCATTATTGAAATATCGTTTCCCGGGTAACATCCGGCAACTGAAAAATTTAGTGGAACAAATTTCTGTGTTATCTACCGATGACAAGGAAATCACATCGGAAAAATTAATGCACTACATTCCGCAAGAGAGCAGTTTGCCAGCACTATATCGTACTTCAACATCGAGTGCAGATTCCTTTACCGAGCGCGACATCCTCTACAAAGTACTCTTCGATATGAAGAAAGATGTGTTGGATCTGAAAAAGATTGTGTTGGAGTTATACAATCGCCAGGGAACCGCATCGCAACTCATAAAAGATCATCCGTCCTTGTTTGAAGGCGTTGAGACAGACAACAGTGAGCCGGTAGTGCTGAACATTCCATCAGCCAACTCCGGATTACATGCCGTGGAAACAGATGAAGAAGTTCAGGACATTGCCCATGAAACGGAGGAAGATTCACTCTCCATTGAAAAGAAGGAAAAGGAACTGATTGTGCGAGCCCTTCAAAAAAACAACAACAGACGCAAATATGCGGCACGGGATTTGGGTATTTCAGAGCGTACACTTTACCGAAAAATTAAACAGTACGATCTTGAAGAGTAA
- a CDS encoding LptE family protein — MKSKTNFLLTLVTILALPVWFSSCGVYSFTGSGTNAKTITIAEFYNNTDLGPANLAQVFTNQLKDYMIQNTNLSVVQENGELQLEGIVTSYAVSQIAPRASGDPSQIDAAASSRLTITVRVTYVNTLDETMSFKDKTFSFYRDFSNDLNLSDIEDSLIRQIFDQLSLDIFNASIANW; from the coding sequence TTGAAGAGTAAAACCAACTTTCTGCTCACCCTGGTGACCATACTTGCATTGCCGGTATGGTTTTCTTCTTGTGGCGTGTATTCCTTTACAGGATCGGGCACCAATGCAAAAACCATAACCATTGCTGAGTTTTATAACAACACCGATTTAGGTCCCGCTAACCTGGCCCAGGTATTCACCAACCAATTGAAGGACTACATGATTCAGAACACCAACCTGAGTGTGGTGCAGGAAAATGGAGAGTTGCAACTGGAGGGTATTGTTACAAGCTATGCAGTTTCACAAATTGCGCCACGCGCTAGTGGTGACCCAAGTCAGATTGACGCAGCTGCCTCTTCACGACTCACCATTACGGTTCGCGTTACGTATGTGAATACGCTGGATGAGACAATGAGCTTCAAAGACAAAACATTTTCGTTTTACCGAGACTTCAGCAACGATTTGAATTTATCCGATATTGAAGATTCATTAATCCGTCAGATTTTTGACCAACTCTCCCTCGACATCTTCAATGCGTCAATTGCCAATTGGTGA
- the secG gene encoding preprotein translocase subunit SecG, with protein sequence MFGFIVGLILFVCFLLVVVILAQNAKGGGLSSQFGGSGASNIIGVKKTGDLLERLTWGFTITIMVLTLLLTTNFVAPNTSRTNDILDKASEQAAPAGTLPLPDAGSSDSTENE encoded by the coding sequence ATGTTCGGTTTCATTGTAGGATTGATTTTGTTTGTTTGTTTTCTGCTCGTAGTGGTTATTCTGGCACAAAATGCCAAAGGTGGCGGACTTTCCAGCCAGTTTGGTGGCTCAGGAGCCAGCAACATTATTGGCGTTAAAAAAACTGGCGATTTATTAGAACGCCTTACCTGGGGATTTACCATTACCATTATGGTGTTAACCCTGTTGTTAACCACAAACTTTGTTGCCCCCAATACCAGTCGCACAAATGATATTTTAGATAAAGCCAGCGAACAGGCAGCTCCGGCAGGAACATTGCCACTTCCTGATGCAGGTTCTTCCGATAGCACAGAGAACGAATAG
- a CDS encoding co-chaperone GroES encodes MAKINFKPNEDRVLVEPAEAETKTSSGLYIPDSSKEKPQKGKVIAVGEGLKDKPVTVKVGDHVLYGKYSGTEINIDGKEYLIMRNSDIFGII; translated from the coding sequence ATGGCAAAGATCAACTTTAAACCAAATGAAGACCGGGTATTAGTTGAACCCGCAGAAGCTGAAACCAAAACCTCTTCCGGACTGTACATTCCGGACTCCTCAAAAGAAAAGCCCCAAAAAGGTAAAGTGATTGCCGTAGGCGAAGGCCTGAAAGACAAGCCTGTAACCGTTAAGGTTGGCGACCACGTGTTGTATGGTAAGTACTCCGGTACTGAAATCAACATTGATGGCAAGGAGTACCTCATCATGAGAAACTCAGACATTTTCGGAATTATCTAA
- the groL gene encoding chaperonin GroEL (60 kDa chaperone family; promotes refolding of misfolded polypeptides especially under stressful conditions; forms two stacked rings of heptamers to form a barrel-shaped 14mer; ends can be capped by GroES; misfolded proteins enter the barrel where they are refolded when GroES binds): MAKEITFDTSARDRLKKGVDKLADAVKVTLGPKGRNVILDKKFGAPTVTKDGVSVAKEIELKDAIENMGAQLVKEVASKTADAAGDGTTTATVLTQSIFGHGIKNVAAGANPMDLKRGIDKAVVAVVEHLRKQSKKIKDSSEIEQVATISANSDETIGKMIADAMDKVGKDGVITVEEAKGTETEVKTVEGMQFDRGYLSPYFVTNTEKMEADLDNPYILIYDKKISSMKELLPILEQSAQTGKPLLIIAEEVEGEALATLVVNKIRGALRVAAVKAPGFGDRRKAMLEDIAILTGGKVITEELGFKLENATLDMLGRAEKVSIDKDNTTIVNGAGKKADITGRVNQIKAQIETTTSDYDKEKLQERLAKLSGGVAILYVGAATEVEMKEKKDRVDDALHATRAAVQEGVIPGGGVAYVRAIEALKDIQTENEDQSTGVNIIRLALESPLRTIAENAGQEGSVIVNKVREGKKDFGYNARTNKFDNFFEAGIIDPTKVARLALENAASIAGLLLTTEAVVSEIPEEKPEPAMPHGGGMGGMM; encoded by the coding sequence ATGGCTAAGGAAATTACATTTGATACATCTGCACGCGACAGACTCAAGAAAGGCGTTGATAAATTGGCTGATGCCGTTAAAGTAACGCTCGGTCCTAAAGGACGCAACGTTATCCTGGATAAGAAATTTGGTGCTCCTACCGTTACCAAAGACGGTGTTTCAGTAGCAAAAGAAATCGAATTGAAAGATGCTATTGAAAATATGGGCGCTCAATTGGTGAAGGAAGTAGCTTCCAAAACTGCGGATGCAGCCGGTGATGGTACTACTACGGCTACCGTATTAACACAATCTATATTCGGCCACGGTATTAAGAACGTAGCTGCTGGTGCAAACCCTATGGATCTGAAGCGTGGTATTGACAAGGCTGTTGTTGCCGTTGTTGAACACCTGCGCAAGCAATCCAAGAAAATCAAAGACTCAAGCGAAATTGAGCAAGTAGCTACAATTTCTGCCAACAGCGATGAAACCATCGGTAAGATGATTGCTGATGCAATGGATAAGGTTGGTAAAGATGGTGTGATCACCGTTGAAGAAGCTAAAGGAACAGAAACCGAAGTGAAGACTGTAGAAGGTATGCAATTCGATCGCGGGTACCTCTCTCCTTACTTTGTGACCAACACGGAGAAAATGGAAGCTGACCTGGATAACCCTTACATCCTGATCTACGACAAGAAGATCAGCAGCATGAAGGAATTGCTTCCTATACTGGAGCAATCTGCACAAACCGGTAAGCCGCTGTTGATTATTGCTGAAGAAGTAGAAGGCGAAGCATTGGCTACTTTGGTTGTTAACAAAATTCGTGGTGCACTGCGCGTAGCTGCTGTTAAAGCCCCTGGCTTTGGCGACAGAAGAAAAGCTATGTTGGAGGATATCGCTATCCTGACTGGTGGTAAAGTGATTACTGAAGAACTTGGCTTCAAACTGGAGAACGCTACGTTGGATATGCTTGGTCGTGCTGAAAAAGTAAGCATCGATAAAGACAATACAACCATCGTTAACGGTGCTGGTAAGAAGGCTGACATTACCGGCCGTGTTAACCAGATTAAAGCGCAGATTGAAACAACTACATCTGATTACGATAAAGAAAAACTTCAGGAGCGTTTGGCTAAACTTTCAGGTGGTGTGGCCATCCTGTACGTGGGTGCCGCTACCGAAGTTGAAATGAAGGAGAAGAAAGACCGTGTTGATGATGCGTTGCACGCAACCCGCGCTGCCGTACAGGAAGGTGTAATTCCTGGTGGTGGTGTAGCCTATGTTCGCGCTATCGAAGCCTTGAAAGATATTCAGACAGAAAATGAAGATCAATCAACCGGTGTAAACATCATCCGTCTTGCATTAGAATCTCCGCTCCGCACCATTGCTGAAAACGCTGGTCAGGAAGGTTCTGTAATCGTGAATAAGGTTCGCGAAGGCAAGAAGGACTTCGGATATAATGCGCGCACCAACAAGTTCGACAACTTCTTTGAAGCGGGTATCATTGACCCTACCAAAGTAGCTCGTCTGGCCTTGGAAAACGCAGCTTCTATTGCAGGCTTGTTG